The following are from one region of the Dreissena polymorpha isolate Duluth1 chromosome 2, UMN_Dpol_1.0, whole genome shotgun sequence genome:
- the LOC127866317 gene encoding phospholipase A2, membrane associated-like encodes MTKVPGLCLLILVGIHAVHGSAVDFANMIRVATGKAPRQFVGYGNFCGLGGKGEVKDKIDWCCREHDRCLTEVNRGACRALFHVGFFVLDYKWAVLDNQIVCSDLNNACSAHLCECDKEAAVCMANNDHRYDPDLKRPALYNFIRLFSFSFK; translated from the exons ATGACGAAG GTACCCGGTCTCTGTCTTCTGATCCTTGTTGGGATACATGCAGTGCACG GAAGTGCTGTGGACTTTGCTAACATGATCCGAGTTGCGACTGGAAAGGCTCCTCGCCAGTTCGTGGGCTATGGAAACTTCTGTGGCCTCGGGGGCAAGGGGGAAGTGAAGGACAAGATAGACTG GTGTTGCCGGGAGCATGACCGATGTCTGACGGAGGTGAACAGGGGCGCGTGCAGGGCCCTATTCCACGTCGGCTTCTTCGTGCTCGACTACAAGTGGGCTGTTCTCGACAATCAAATCGTCTGCT CTGACCTGAACAATGCGTGTTCTGCCCATCTGTGCGAGTGTGACAAGGAAGCCGCCGTCTGTATGGCCAACAACGACCACCGCTACGATCCAGACTTGAAAAGACCTGCTTTGTACAACTTCATTAGATTGTTCTCTTTCTCTTTCAAATAA